A single Dictyoglomus sp. DNA region contains:
- a CDS encoding iron-containing alcohol dehydrogenase, translating into MLEWDEDFKKLICFLKYQKEKPFLICDENTYKVCGDYISKELEKQKREYDLLILPGNSSSDEKSICKVLLNTEENSLIVSIGSGSITDTARFVAYKQKLRFVSVPTAPSMDGYASPVSALTIDGLKTTVLAKPPEKIFVNFNIIKNSPDILKKAGFGDLMGKYTALSDWMLSNILTGENINLNVVNEMYDACENTLKSIEKEDFEKLLLEGLVKSGKLMIVVGNSRPASGSEHHLAHYLEFLGYNLFHGIKVGISTLYIIRLYKNLLKIDLDDFRNNIAYSIEDWKKEIKNNFPNIYDKIIKENIERLKKMNDPSFRREMIKKIKENIKKIYSIVETLDKKEKEILEGYKKINFSITLEDWGIKKEDLRRAIIYSLYIRDRFSILTLYQMLGILKEEAEKIIS; encoded by the coding sequence ATGTTGGAATGGGATGAAGATTTTAAGAAGTTAATTTGTTTTTTGAAATATCAAAAAGAAAAGCCTTTTTTAATTTGTGATGAAAATACTTATAAGGTTTGTGGAGATTATATTTCGAAAGAATTAGAAAAACAAAAAAGAGAGTATGATTTATTAATTCTTCCAGGAAACTCTTCTTCTGACGAAAAAAGTATCTGTAAAGTTTTATTAAATACTGAAGAGAACTCATTAATAGTTTCCATAGGATCTGGAAGTATAACTGATACTGCAAGATTTGTGGCTTATAAACAAAAACTAAGATTTGTTTCTGTTCCTACAGCTCCTTCAATGGATGGATACGCATCACCTGTTTCCGCTCTTACTATTGATGGTTTAAAAACAACAGTTTTAGCTAAACCTCCCGAAAAAATCTTTGTAAATTTTAATATTATAAAAAACTCACCTGATATATTAAAAAAAGCTGGTTTTGGAGACTTAATGGGTAAATATACTGCTCTCTCCGATTGGATGCTTTCTAATATCTTAACAGGTGAGAATATAAATTTAAATGTAGTAAATGAAATGTATGATGCTTGTGAAAATACATTAAAAAGCATAGAAAAAGAAGATTTTGAAAAATTGCTTCTTGAAGGACTTGTTAAGTCGGGGAAACTAATGATAGTTGTGGGAAATTCAAGACCAGCATCAGGTTCTGAGCATCATTTAGCTCATTATTTAGAATTTTTAGGATATAATTTGTTTCATGGTATAAAAGTTGGTATTTCAACTTTATACATAATTCGCCTTTATAAAAATCTTTTGAAGATTGATTTAGATGATTTCAGAAACAATATTGCATATTCCATTGAAGATTGGAAAAAAGAGATTAAAAATAATTTTCCCAATATTTATGATAAAATTATTAAAGAAAATATTGAAAGACTAAAAAAAATGAATGATCCAAGTTTTAGAAGAGAAATGATTAAAAAAATTAAAGAGAATATTAAAAAAATATATTCAATTGTTGAAACTTTAGATAAAAAAGAAAAAGAAATTTTAGAGGGTTATAAAAAAATAAATTTTTCGATAACTTTAGAGGACTGGGGAATTAAAAAAGAGGACTTAAGAAGAGCAATAATCTATTCTCTATATATTCGTGATAGATTCTCAATTCTAACCTTATATCAAATGTTAGGAATATTAAAAGAAGAGGCAGAAAAGATTATTTCATAA